A window from Streptomyces sp. NBC_00271 encodes these proteins:
- a CDS encoding L,D-transpeptidase, translating to MLVGASACGGGGSDKASGDDAKAPGKPSASASPSPTKPAGPPMLLETITPQTGTTVGVAMPISVIFTNPVAAKARATVEKHMKVSASQPVAGAWHWMGDKRADWRPKTYWPSGTKVKIDADINGVSNGNGRYGVHNYTHTFNIGDDVRADVSVTGHTMKVSRNGKAVRTLSINAGSAQYPTWNGTMAVIDKQEKVHMTSCSVGISCEKGSPNYYDLTLPWDVHLTQSGTYVHYSTGDPNPGSGSARGSHGCVHLSMSDAKWFYGQVKQGDPVTITGSPRAKAPADNGYADFNLGWDQWLAGSASGEGTTATL from the coding sequence ATGCTGGTGGGCGCGAGTGCCTGCGGCGGGGGCGGCAGTGACAAGGCGAGCGGGGACGACGCCAAGGCGCCGGGAAAGCCTAGTGCGAGCGCCTCCCCGTCACCGACGAAGCCCGCGGGCCCGCCGATGCTGCTGGAGACGATCACCCCGCAGACGGGCACCACGGTCGGCGTGGCCATGCCGATCTCAGTGATCTTCACGAACCCGGTGGCGGCAAAAGCACGGGCCACGGTCGAGAAGCACATGAAGGTGAGCGCCTCCCAACCGGTGGCCGGTGCCTGGCACTGGATGGGCGACAAGCGCGCCGACTGGCGACCCAAGACGTACTGGCCCTCCGGTACGAAGGTAAAGATCGACGCCGACATAAACGGCGTCAGCAACGGCAACGGGCGCTACGGCGTGCACAACTACACGCACACCTTCAACATCGGCGACGACGTGCGCGCGGACGTCTCGGTGACCGGCCACACCATGAAGGTGTCCCGGAACGGCAAGGCGGTGCGCACCCTGTCGATCAATGCGGGCAGCGCTCAGTATCCGACGTGGAACGGCACGATGGCCGTCATCGACAAGCAGGAGAAGGTCCACATGACCTCCTGCAGCGTCGGCATCAGCTGCGAAAAGGGCAGCCCCAACTACTACGACCTGACGCTGCCCTGGGACGTGCACCTGACCCAGTCCGGCACGTACGTGCACTACTCGACCGGCGACCCCAACCCGGGCAGCGGCAGCGCCCGCGGCTCGCACGGCTGCGTCCATCTGTCCATGTCGGACGCCAAGTGGTTCTACGGCCAGGTCAAACAGGGCGACCCCGTCACCATCACCGGCTCGCCCCGTGCCAAGGCCCCGGCCGACAACGGCTACGCCGACTTCAACCTGGGATGGGACCAGTGGCTCGCGGGCAGCGCGTCCGGGGAAGGGACGACTGCGACGCTGTGA
- a CDS encoding NADH:flavin oxidoreductase/NADH oxidase family protein, whose protein sequence is MASELFSPLTLRSGQVLGNRIAKAAMEENMAGDGQLPDGQLLSLYRRWATGGAGLLITGNVMVHAEALTGPAGVVLDDAAPLEPFTEWAKAGKSGGGAMWMQINHPGRQIQADMPGVVWGPSAVGVDLGKHSSRFGRPVAMTPEQIEATVTRYAVTAHRAEKAGFDGVEVHAAHGYLLSQFLSPLVNRRTDEWGGSLENRARMLLDVVRAVRAAVSPSFVVAVKLNSADFQRGGFDADDARQVIAMLESLGVDLVELSGGSYESPAMSGRPADARTQAREAYFLDLAKDLVKTSPLPLMLTGGITRRDTAERVLTSGVALVGMGTALAVTPDLPDRWRHGREADRQLRPVTWSDESLASAASMAQVRHQLRRIARGSRPKPHTRPAYALLAEQRLQRRALRRYRAWLSAS, encoded by the coding sequence ATGGCCAGCGAGCTTTTCTCACCGCTGACCCTGCGCTCTGGGCAGGTATTGGGCAACCGGATCGCGAAGGCGGCCATGGAGGAGAACATGGCCGGCGACGGCCAGTTGCCCGATGGGCAGCTGCTGTCGCTGTACCGGCGATGGGCCACCGGCGGCGCCGGACTGCTGATCACCGGCAACGTCATGGTCCACGCCGAGGCACTGACCGGTCCCGCCGGCGTCGTACTCGACGATGCCGCGCCGCTGGAGCCTTTCACCGAGTGGGCCAAGGCCGGCAAGTCCGGCGGCGGAGCGATGTGGATGCAGATCAATCACCCCGGCCGCCAGATCCAGGCAGACATGCCCGGCGTCGTGTGGGGCCCGTCCGCGGTGGGGGTCGACCTGGGAAAACACAGCAGCCGTTTCGGTCGCCCTGTCGCCATGACCCCCGAGCAGATCGAGGCCACTGTGACGCGGTACGCGGTCACGGCCCACCGCGCCGAGAAGGCGGGGTTTGACGGTGTGGAGGTCCACGCCGCGCATGGTTACCTGCTCTCACAGTTCCTGTCCCCGCTGGTCAACCGACGCACCGACGAGTGGGGCGGGTCCCTGGAGAACCGGGCTCGGATGCTGTTGGACGTCGTCCGGGCCGTGCGCGCCGCCGTCTCGCCGTCCTTCGTGGTCGCGGTGAAGCTCAACTCCGCGGACTTCCAGCGGGGCGGATTCGACGCCGACGATGCTCGGCAGGTGATCGCGATGCTCGAATCGCTCGGCGTCGACCTGGTGGAACTGTCCGGCGGCAGTTACGAGAGCCCCGCGATGTCCGGCCGTCCCGCCGATGCGCGCACCCAGGCCCGTGAGGCGTACTTCCTGGACCTCGCGAAGGACCTGGTCAAGACCAGTCCTCTCCCACTGATGCTCACCGGCGGCATCACCCGGCGCGACACCGCAGAACGGGTCCTCACCAGTGGCGTGGCACTCGTCGGGATGGGCACCGCCCTCGCCGTCACCCCGGACCTGCCCGACCGCTGGCGCCACGGCCGCGAGGCTGACCGGCAGCTGCGGCCGGTGACCTGGTCCGACGAGTCCCTCGCTTCCGCCGCGAGCATGGCGCAGGTCCGTCACCAGTTGCGCCGCATCGCCCGCGGAAGCCGTCCCAAGCCCCACACCCGCCCCGCGTACGCCCTTCTCGCCGAGCAGCGTCTGCAGCGACGGGCACTGCGGCGCTACCGCGCGTGGCTGTCGGCGTCGTAG
- a CDS encoding choice-of-anchor D domain-containing protein, which translates to MFHSIRDLRRALVWAVSTAMLAAVGVVALAVQPAWAAAAATGGSGASLPYVEVQAENSATNGTPIGPSYTQGQLADEASYRKATTLQGTGKYVTFTTPVATNSINFRYSIPDTSNGSVYTAALSLYIDGVKQPDFTLTNAYSWYYGSYPFTNSPGSNPHHFYDEAHRLFSTTYPAGTTFKLQVDAGDTASSYTLDFADFEQVGAALTAPSGSVSVTSKGADSTGVSDATSAFNAAISAAGPGGTVWIPPGTYNIPGHISVNNVTIAGAGMWYSTVIGTAPGFYGKSAPSPSTGVRLQNFAIFGNVQERDDSAQVNGIGGAMSDSTVSSLWIDHMKVGAWMDGPMDGLTFTGLRIRDTTADGINFHGGVTNSKVTNSDIRNTGDDGIATWADSGIGADANDTISNNTVSLQILANAIAIYGGHDNTVSGNRVVDTGLAQGGGIHVGQRFTSTPVGTTTISDNTMIRAGSLDPNWQFGVGALWFDGSQGAITGPINVTNALIQQSPYEAVQWVEGTISGVNLTNVTIAGTGTFALQEQTGGAAKFTNVTATGVGYSSPVYNCSGGNFVVTDGGGNSGISGTPYCGGWPAPVYPPYPAEGVTATPGALNFGSVATGSTSGAQTVTVSNPTNTVASVSSISTSGDYSQTNTCGSSIAANSSCTVSVKFAPTVTGSRSGSLSVTAGGVTNTVSLSGTGTAPGPVLNTDPASLSFDGTVVGSSATAQTVKVTNSGTASVTVSGVSASGDFSQTNNCSTLAVGASCTVSVGFKPTAGGSRAGSLTVTSNANNSPTTVSLTGTGIDSTTNVAAGRPASASSSSSPYVASNLTDTDASTYWESANGSFPQWAQVDLGQNYGVGKVVLKLPPATAWSARTQTLSVQGSTDGSSFSTIKASAGYTFDPNTNNNTVTITFNAATARYVRVNITANTGWNAAQLSDFQVFPSSGGSSPATLSTSPTWLSYPTQALNTTSSAQTVTVTNIGTAAATVSGITVTGDFSQTNNCGTSIAANASCTVNVTFRPTASGTRTGDLSIASNASNGTATVALTGTGAGTVSRNLAAGAATTESSHTDVYASSNVTDGNQGSYWESANNAFPQWVQVDLGSAQSASSVVLQLPAAWGARNQTLSLSGSTDGSAFTTIKSSAPYTFDPATNNTVTITFTATTQRYVRVNITANNGWPAGQISEFQVWNT; encoded by the coding sequence GTGTTCCATTCCATCCGAGATCTGAGACGCGCCCTCGTCTGGGCGGTCAGCACCGCGATGCTGGCTGCCGTCGGCGTCGTCGCGCTGGCCGTCCAACCCGCCTGGGCGGCGGCCGCCGCCACTGGCGGCAGCGGCGCGAGCCTGCCGTACGTCGAGGTGCAGGCGGAGAATTCCGCCACCAACGGCACGCCCATCGGCCCGAGTTACACCCAGGGCCAGTTGGCTGACGAGGCGTCGTACCGCAAGGCGACGACGCTGCAGGGCACCGGCAAGTACGTCACGTTCACCACGCCGGTGGCCACCAACTCGATCAACTTCCGCTACAGCATCCCCGACACCTCGAACGGCTCGGTCTACACCGCCGCGCTGTCCCTGTACATCGACGGCGTCAAGCAGCCCGACTTCACCCTGACCAACGCCTACAGCTGGTACTACGGCAGCTACCCCTTCACCAACTCGCCGGGCAGCAACCCGCACCACTTCTACGACGAGGCCCACCGCCTGTTCTCCACCACCTATCCGGCGGGCACGACCTTCAAGCTCCAGGTCGACGCGGGGGACACCGCCTCCTCGTACACGCTCGACTTCGCCGACTTCGAGCAGGTCGGCGCCGCCCTGACCGCACCCTCGGGCTCGGTGTCGGTGACCAGCAAGGGCGCCGACTCCACCGGTGTGAGCGACGCGACCAGCGCGTTCAACGCCGCGATCAGCGCGGCCGGCCCCGGCGGCACCGTGTGGATCCCGCCGGGCACCTACAACATCCCCGGCCACATCAGCGTCAACAACGTCACGATCGCCGGCGCCGGCATGTGGTACTCGACCGTCATCGGCACGGCCCCCGGCTTCTACGGCAAGTCTGCGCCCTCGCCGAGCACCGGTGTGCGCCTGCAGAACTTCGCCATCTTCGGCAATGTGCAGGAACGCGACGACAGCGCCCAGGTCAACGGCATCGGCGGCGCGATGAGCGACTCGACGGTCTCCAGCCTGTGGATCGACCACATGAAGGTCGGCGCCTGGATGGATGGTCCGATGGACGGCCTGACCTTCACCGGCCTGCGCATCCGGGACACCACCGCCGACGGCATCAACTTCCACGGCGGCGTCACCAACTCGAAGGTGACCAACAGCGACATCCGCAACACCGGCGACGACGGCATCGCCACCTGGGCGGACTCCGGCATCGGTGCCGACGCCAACGACACGATCTCCAACAACACCGTGTCCCTGCAGATCCTCGCCAACGCCATCGCGATCTACGGCGGCCACGACAACACCGTCAGCGGCAACCGGGTGGTGGACACCGGCCTCGCCCAGGGCGGCGGCATCCACGTGGGGCAACGCTTCACGTCGACGCCCGTCGGCACCACCACGATCTCCGACAACACCATGATCCGGGCCGGCAGCCTCGACCCGAACTGGCAGTTCGGCGTGGGCGCACTGTGGTTCGACGGCAGCCAGGGCGCGATCACCGGCCCGATCAACGTGACCAACGCGCTGATCCAGCAGAGTCCGTACGAGGCGGTCCAGTGGGTCGAGGGCACCATCAGCGGTGTCAACCTCACCAACGTGACCATCGCCGGCACCGGAACCTTCGCCTTGCAGGAACAGACCGGCGGCGCCGCCAAGTTCACCAACGTCACGGCGACCGGCGTCGGTTACTCGTCCCCGGTGTACAACTGCTCGGGCGGCAACTTCGTCGTCACCGACGGCGGCGGCAACTCCGGCATCAGCGGCACGCCGTACTGCGGCGGTTGGCCGGCTCCGGTCTACCCGCCCTACCCGGCCGAAGGCGTGACGGCCACCCCGGGCGCGCTGAACTTCGGTTCCGTCGCGACCGGTTCGACGAGCGGCGCACAGACCGTGACGGTCTCCAACCCGACCAACACCGTCGCGTCCGTCTCGTCGATCTCCACCAGCGGCGACTACTCCCAGACCAATACGTGCGGCTCGTCGATCGCGGCGAACAGCTCGTGCACCGTCAGTGTGAAGTTCGCGCCGACGGTGACCGGCAGCCGTAGCGGATCCCTGTCCGTGACCGCGGGCGGGGTCACCAACACGGTCAGCCTCTCCGGTACCGGCACCGCGCCGGGCCCGGTGCTGAACACCGACCCGGCGAGCCTGTCCTTCGACGGCACGGTGGTCGGTTCGTCGGCCACCGCGCAGACGGTGAAGGTGACGAACTCGGGCACCGCGTCGGTGACCGTCTCGGGGGTCTCGGCTTCCGGTGACTTCAGCCAGACCAACAACTGCTCCACCCTCGCGGTCGGCGCGTCCTGCACGGTGAGCGTCGGGTTCAAGCCCACCGCGGGCGGATCCCGCGCGGGCAGTCTGACCGTCACCAGCAACGCCAACAACAGCCCGACCACCGTCTCCCTGACCGGCACAGGCATCGACAGCACCACCAATGTCGCCGCGGGGAGGCCGGCGTCGGCGAGTTCGAGCTCCAGTCCGTACGTCGCCTCGAACCTCACCGACACAGACGCCTCGACGTACTGGGAGAGCGCGAACGGTTCGTTCCCGCAGTGGGCCCAGGTCGACCTCGGCCAGAACTATGGCGTCGGCAAGGTCGTGCTCAAGCTCCCGCCGGCGACGGCGTGGTCGGCTCGCACGCAGACCCTGTCGGTGCAGGGATCCACGGACGGCTCCAGTTTCTCGACGATCAAGGCATCGGCCGGGTACACCTTCGACCCGAACACCAACAACAACACGGTGACCATCACGTTCAACGCCGCCACGGCGAGATACGTGCGGGTGAACATCACCGCCAACACCGGGTGGAACGCCGCTCAGTTGTCGGACTTCCAGGTGTTCCCCAGCTCCGGCGGCTCCTCGCCGGCGACCTTGTCGACCAGTCCGACGTGGTTGTCGTATCCCACCCAGGCGCTCAACACCACGAGCAGTGCGCAGACAGTCACGGTGACCAACATCGGAACCGCCGCTGCGACCGTCTCCGGCATCACCGTCACGGGCGACTTCTCGCAGACCAACAACTGCGGGACGTCGATCGCGGCGAACGCCTCCTGCACGGTGAACGTCACGTTCAGGCCCACCGCGTCCGGCACCCGCACCGGGGACCTCAGCATCGCCAGCAACGCGTCGAACGGCACGGCCACGGTCGCGCTGACCGGCACCGGGGCCGGCACGGTGAGCAGGAACCTGGCAGCCGGCGCGGCCACCACCGAGTCCAGCCACACCGACGTGTACGCGTCGTCGAACGTGACGGACGGCAACCAGGGCTCCTACTGGGAGAGCGCCAACAACGCCTTCCCCCAGTGGGTCCAGGTGGACCTCGGTTCCGCGCAGAGCGCCAGCAGCGTCGTCCTCCAGCTCCCGGCGGCCTGGGGCGCCCGCAACCAGACGCTGTCGCTGTCGGGCAGCACCGACGGCTCCGCCTTCACCACCATCAAGTCGTCGGCCCCGTACACCTTCGACCCCGCCACCAACAACACGGTCACCATCACGTTCACCGCGACCACCCAGCGATATGTCCGGGTGAACATCACGGCGAACAACGGCTGGCCGGCCGGTCAGATCTCCGAGTTCCAGGTCTGGAACACCTGA
- a CDS encoding galactose-binding domain-containing protein — MGVTRRVFLRAALAATAVGTVGATETVLAQTASAASPPGDVVGKITVGYQGWFACIGDGAPINGWWHWTQNWSQPPSRNNTGISCWPDVREYTNTYQTSYAALGNGQPAKLFSSYDQQTVNTHFLWMQQNNIDTAALQRFNPTGGEGPTRDAMATKVRSAAESYGRKFYLMYDVSNWTNMQSEIKTDWTNKMSAHTTSSAYAKQNGKPVVCIWGFGFNDPNHPFTPDACLDVVNWFKGQGCYVIGGVPREWRTGTGGSQPGFLGVYHAFNMTSPWMVGAIGNVTEADNAYTTYTVPDQADCNANGIDYQPCVLPGDVSGRQRAHGDFMWRQFYNVVRAGVQGIYISMFDEYNEGNQIAKTAETQAWVPTDSGFLALDEDGITCSSDYYLRLTGDGGRMLKGQIALTATRPTQPTVPTGGDTTPPAAPGALTVTGHTSNSVSLAWNTSTDNVGVTGYRILQVSGSTSTQVGTTSSTSLSVTGLGASTAYTFDVVAFDAAGNVSQPSNQVTVTTDPPSGTTNLALHRPTSESSHTQTYASGNTTDGDTNTYWESANNAFPQWVQVDLGAATGVKRIVLNLPPASAWATRTQTISVQGGTDAGTSSQLLAPAGYTFNPATGNTATLTLPATVTTRYVRLTFTANNGWPAGQVSEFQVFGV; from the coding sequence ATGGGTGTGACACGCAGAGTCTTCTTACGGGCCGCGCTCGCGGCCACCGCGGTGGGAACCGTAGGAGCCACCGAGACCGTACTCGCCCAGACCGCGTCGGCGGCCAGCCCGCCGGGTGACGTGGTCGGCAAGATCACCGTCGGCTACCAGGGTTGGTTCGCCTGCATCGGCGACGGCGCGCCCATCAACGGCTGGTGGCACTGGACCCAGAACTGGAGTCAGCCGCCGTCCCGCAACAACACCGGCATCAGTTGCTGGCCCGATGTGCGGGAGTACACCAACACGTACCAGACGTCGTACGCCGCCCTGGGCAACGGCCAGCCCGCCAAGCTGTTCTCCTCCTACGACCAGCAGACGGTGAACACGCACTTCCTGTGGATGCAGCAGAACAACATCGACACCGCGGCACTCCAGCGCTTCAACCCCACCGGCGGCGAAGGCCCCACCCGCGATGCCATGGCGACCAAGGTGCGCAGCGCCGCGGAGTCGTACGGCCGGAAGTTCTACCTCATGTACGACGTCTCCAACTGGACGAACATGCAGTCCGAGATCAAGACGGACTGGACGAACAAGATGTCCGCGCACACCACGTCCTCGGCGTACGCGAAGCAGAACGGCAAGCCGGTCGTCTGCATCTGGGGCTTCGGCTTCAACGACCCCAACCACCCCTTCACCCCCGACGCCTGCCTCGACGTCGTCAACTGGTTCAAGGGACAGGGCTGTTACGTCATCGGAGGCGTCCCGCGCGAATGGCGGACCGGCACCGGGGGCTCGCAGCCCGGCTTCCTGGGCGTCTACCACGCCTTCAACATGACCTCGCCGTGGATGGTCGGCGCCATCGGCAACGTGACCGAGGCCGACAACGCCTACACCACCTACACCGTCCCCGACCAGGCCGACTGCAACGCCAACGGCATCGACTACCAGCCCTGCGTTCTGCCCGGCGACGTCTCCGGGCGCCAGCGCGCGCACGGCGACTTCATGTGGCGGCAGTTCTACAACGTGGTCCGGGCCGGGGTGCAGGGCATCTACATCTCGATGTTCGACGAGTACAACGAGGGCAACCAGATCGCCAAGACCGCCGAGACCCAGGCATGGGTGCCCACCGACTCCGGATTCCTCGCCCTCGACGAGGACGGCATCACCTGTTCCTCCGACTACTACCTGCGCCTGACCGGCGACGGCGGCCGCATGCTCAAGGGCCAGATCGCGCTGACCGCCACCCGCCCCACCCAGCCGACCGTCCCCACCGGCGGTGACACCACACCGCCCGCCGCGCCGGGTGCCCTGACCGTCACCGGACACACGAGCAACTCCGTCTCGCTGGCCTGGAACACATCAACCGACAACGTCGGCGTTACCGGCTACCGGATCCTTCAGGTGTCCGGCTCGACCAGCACGCAGGTGGGGACCACCAGCTCAACCTCTCTCAGTGTCACCGGACTCGGCGCGTCCACCGCGTACACCTTCGACGTCGTCGCCTTCGACGCGGCGGGAAACGTGTCGCAACCCTCCAACCAGGTCACCGTCACCACCGACCCCCCTTCCGGCACCACCAACCTCGCCCTCCACCGCCCCACCTCGGAGAGCAGCCACACCCAGACCTACGCCTCGGGCAACACGACCGACGGCGACACCAACACCTACTGGGAGTCCGCCAACAACGCCTTCCCGCAGTGGGTCCAGGTCGATCTGGGCGCCGCGACGGGCGTCAAACGGATCGTCCTCAACCTTCCCCCGGCCAGCGCCTGGGCCACCCGCACCCAGACCATCTCCGTTCAGGGCGGCACGGACGCCGGTACCTCCAGCCAACTCCTCGCCCCGGCGGGCTACACCTTCAACCCGGCGACCGGCAACACCGCGACCCTCACGCTCCCCGCCACCGTCACCACCCGCTACGTACGACTCACCTTCACCGCCAACAACGGCTGGCCGGCCGGGCAGGTCTCGGAGTTCCAGGTCTTCGGCGTCTGA
- a CDS encoding terpene synthase family protein — translation MPQDIEFDLPFPLRVSADMEGARRRNLDWVRRRGLVGGERSVDWYTSWDMPRLAAYGFPDATGWGLDLCTDAMAFFFVFDDQLDGPLGLAPARVARVCQCLIDVVHGTGHVGDACSTAFADLWRRCTDGAAPGWVARVAHEWEYYFAAHAHEAVNRCRGVPVDMEHYLHVRRGVAGTALPLSLAERAAGLSLPAAVFHSPQLRIMREIAIDITLMCNDVYSLEKEEARGDMDNLVLVIERTQHRTRDEAVTAAQQEVHRCCNRFQQLAREIPAMCTHLALPAPQRTAVETYADVMTAWISGYHAWETETLRYTTALKALPSTGPGYFENILGEPGPDPLAPATDRYASG, via the coding sequence ATGCCACAGGACATCGAGTTCGATCTACCCTTCCCGCTTCGGGTCAGCGCGGACATGGAGGGCGCGCGCCGCCGCAACCTTGACTGGGTCCGCCGGCGGGGGCTGGTGGGTGGTGAGCGGTCCGTGGACTGGTACACCTCGTGGGACATGCCCCGACTCGCCGCCTATGGCTTTCCCGATGCCACCGGATGGGGTCTGGATCTGTGTACCGATGCCATGGCGTTCTTCTTCGTCTTCGACGATCAGCTCGACGGCCCTCTGGGCCTTGCGCCCGCCCGAGTCGCCCGGGTGTGCCAGTGCCTGATCGACGTAGTCCACGGCACCGGCCACGTCGGCGACGCGTGCTCGACCGCGTTCGCCGACCTCTGGCGCCGCTGCACCGACGGTGCCGCTCCCGGGTGGGTGGCGCGGGTCGCCCACGAGTGGGAGTACTACTTCGCCGCCCACGCCCACGAAGCGGTCAACCGGTGCCGGGGGGTGCCGGTGGACATGGAGCACTACCTCCATGTCCGCAGGGGCGTCGCCGGGACGGCGCTGCCGTTGTCGCTGGCCGAACGCGCGGCCGGTCTCAGCCTGCCGGCGGCGGTCTTCCACAGCCCGCAGCTGAGGATCATGCGGGAGATCGCCATCGACATCACGCTGATGTGCAACGACGTGTACTCCCTCGAAAAGGAGGAAGCGCGCGGAGACATGGACAATCTCGTCCTCGTCATCGAGCGCACCCAGCACCGCACCCGCGACGAGGCCGTCACCGCGGCCCAGCAAGAAGTCCACCGGTGCTGCAACCGGTTCCAGCAACTCGCCCGCGAGATCCCGGCCATGTGCACCCACCTGGCACTCCCTGCCCCGCAACGGACCGCCGTAGAGACCTACGCCGACGTCATGACCGCATGGATCAGCGGCTACCACGCCTGGGAGACCGAGACCCTGCGCTACACCACCGCACTCAAGGCCCTCCCCAGCACCGGCCCCGGCTACTTTGAGAACATCCTGGGAGAACCAGGTCCCGACCCCCTCGCCCCGGCCACCGACCGATATGCCTCCGGCTGA
- a CDS encoding nuclear transport factor 2 family protein, whose product MVAKFVRAWESADLDALVALLPDDVFMSMPPTPFEYQGRDVVARFCAGIFRADRRFDLIPTRANGQPAFGAYLHSPNGISLGTGRYVLTLTGDRICAMQC is encoded by the coding sequence ATGGTGGCGAAATTCGTCCGCGCATGGGAGTCCGCCGACCTGGACGCACTTGTGGCCCTTCTCCCCGACGACGTCTTCATGTCGATGCCACCGACGCCCTTCGAATACCAGGGCCGAGACGTCGTGGCCCGCTTCTGCGCCGGCATTTTCCGCGCAGATCGCAGGTTCGACCTCATCCCGACACGAGCCAACGGTCAGCCGGCGTTCGGCGCCTACCTGCACTCCCCCAACGGCATCAGCCTCGGGACGGGCCGCTACGTCCTCACCCTCACCGGCGACCGTATCTGCGCCATGCAGTGCTGA
- a CDS encoding TetR/AcrR family transcriptional regulator, with protein sequence MPQANDSYHHGDLRAACLRAARELLEEDGSAGLSLRAVARRAGVSATAPYRHYADRDALVSSVAAEGYRELAGYLTAAHPAPATPDDLTAVAVAYVRFALDHPAMFRVMFAEPCDPGNEERVQATAALSEYVRGIVRGAFPDADPDALSTTVWALVHGLAFLHLDGKLDASTPEVVADQVRTAVHALFTASPVASQAATAPPERARP encoded by the coding sequence ATGCCACAAGCGAATGACTCGTACCACCACGGCGATCTGCGCGCCGCCTGCCTGCGCGCCGCGCGGGAGCTACTGGAGGAGGACGGCAGCGCCGGACTGTCCCTGCGGGCGGTCGCCCGGCGGGCCGGTGTGTCGGCGACGGCCCCGTACCGCCACTACGCGGACCGCGACGCGCTCGTCTCCTCCGTTGCCGCAGAGGGCTACCGCGAACTCGCCGGGTACTTGACCGCGGCGCATCCCGCGCCCGCGACGCCTGACGATCTCACCGCGGTCGCCGTTGCCTACGTCCGATTCGCGCTCGATCACCCGGCGATGTTCCGGGTGATGTTCGCGGAGCCCTGCGATCCGGGCAACGAGGAGCGGGTGCAGGCGACCGCCGCCCTGTCGGAGTACGTCCGTGGCATCGTCCGGGGCGCCTTTCCCGACGCCGATCCGGACGCGCTGTCGACCACGGTGTGGGCCCTGGTCCATGGCTTGGCCTTCCTGCACCTGGACGGCAAGCTCGACGCGTCGACCCCCGAGGTGGTCGCCGACCAGGTCCGCACAGCCGTCCACGCGCTGTTCACCGCCTCCCCGGTGGCGTCGCAGGCGGCAACCGCACCGCCCGAGCGGGCCAGGCCGTAG
- a CDS encoding aminoglycoside phosphotransferase family protein, with product METPDPVDRFTPIDPSVVLPEAEETEEAVVLTGGRITAGIVRVGETVRRRATPVSRFVADLLVLLERRGFDRAPRYLRREGTTDVLSYLSGEVPARFRTWSDQQVSAAGSLLRALHDATRNSALAGSFPVVCHHDCGPNNVVFRDGLPYAFIDFDAAAPGLPLEDVGYMAWTWRIASKDTAPAVPDQADQVRTLVDAYGLDAHERGELVDAILQRQSRNARFWAEWVPGPCEVQPDEDVIVARIEWSRREHAFVDGHRAAFERALI from the coding sequence ATGGAAACGCCGGACCCAGTTGACCGTTTCACCCCGATTGACCCTTCCGTCGTGCTTCCGGAGGCTGAAGAAACGGAGGAAGCCGTGGTGCTGACAGGCGGGCGCATCACCGCCGGCATCGTCCGCGTCGGTGAGACGGTGCGCCGACGCGCTACTCCAGTCTCACGCTTCGTCGCTGACCTCCTCGTTCTGCTGGAGCGCCGGGGCTTCGACAGAGCACCCCGCTACCTGAGACGGGAGGGCACCACGGATGTACTCAGTTACCTGTCCGGTGAGGTCCCGGCACGATTCCGTACCTGGTCGGACCAGCAGGTCTCTGCCGCCGGATCGCTTCTGCGCGCACTGCACGACGCGACCCGCAACAGCGCTTTGGCAGGGAGCTTTCCCGTCGTCTGCCACCACGACTGCGGGCCGAACAACGTGGTCTTCCGCGATGGACTGCCGTACGCCTTCATCGACTTCGACGCCGCGGCACCTGGACTGCCCCTGGAAGACGTCGGCTACATGGCGTGGACGTGGCGCATCGCTTCCAAGGACACCGCCCCCGCTGTGCCGGATCAGGCCGACCAGGTCCGGACGCTGGTCGATGCGTACGGACTCGATGCCCACGAGCGAGGTGAGCTCGTCGACGCCATCTTGCAACGGCAGAGCCGTAACGCCCGTTTCTGGGCCGAGTGGGTTCCTGGGCCCTGCGAGGTTCAGCCCGACGAGGACGTCATCGTGGCACGCATCGAGTGGAGCCGCCGCGAGCACGCATTCGTCGATGGTCACCGTGCAGCGTTCGAGCGGGCCCTGATCTGA